One genomic segment of Ancylobacter sp. IITR112 includes these proteins:
- the ntrB gene encoding nitrate ABC transporter permease, whose protein sequence is MAPVKVLPVAAARATPWRARVLTVGRAVAGKLVPPLVPLVVLLGIWELLCAGPDAALPPPSRVLADTWELITDPFYDRGGLDKGLFWHLLASLQRVLLGYSLAAIGGVAVGTLIGQSQWAMRSLDPLFQVLRTVPPLAWLPLALAAFKSGEPSAIFVIFITAIWPIVINTAVGIRNIPEDYRNVARVLRLNPLEYAVKIMIPAAAPYIFTGLRIGIGLSWLAIVAAEMLIGGVGIGFFIWDAWNSSLISDIIVALIYVGIIGFFLDRSVALVGVLVTRGTATS, encoded by the coding sequence CTGGCCCCCGTGAAGGTTCTGCCCGTCGCCGCGGCGCGGGCGACGCCGTGGCGCGCCCGGGTTCTGACGGTGGGGCGCGCGGTGGCGGGAAAGCTCGTCCCGCCGCTCGTCCCGCTGGTCGTGCTGCTCGGAATCTGGGAACTGCTCTGCGCCGGCCCCGACGCCGCGCTGCCGCCCCCCTCGCGCGTGCTGGCCGACACCTGGGAGTTGATCACCGATCCGTTCTACGATCGCGGCGGTCTCGACAAGGGCCTGTTCTGGCATCTTCTGGCCAGCCTCCAGCGCGTGCTGCTCGGCTATTCGCTGGCCGCCATTGGCGGTGTCGCGGTGGGCACGCTGATCGGCCAGTCGCAATGGGCGATGCGCAGCCTCGATCCGCTGTTCCAGGTGCTGCGCACCGTGCCCCCTCTCGCCTGGCTGCCGCTGGCGCTGGCGGCGTTCAAAAGCGGGGAGCCCTCGGCGATCTTCGTCATCTTCATCACGGCGATCTGGCCGATCGTCATCAACACCGCCGTCGGCATCCGCAACATTCCTGAAGATTATCGCAACGTCGCCCGCGTCCTGCGGCTCAATCCGCTTGAATACGCGGTGAAAATCATGATCCCCGCCGCCGCGCCTTACATCTTCACCGGCCTTCGCATCGGCATCGGACTGTCGTGGCTCGCCATTGTCGCTGCGGAAATGCTGATCGGCGGCGTGGGAATCGGCTTCTTCATCTGGGATGCCTGGAACTCTTCGCTGATCAGCGACATCATCGTGGCGCTGATCTATGTCGGGATCATCGGCTTCTTCCTGGATCGTTCCGTCGCGCTGGTCGGGGTGC
- a CDS encoding CmpA/NrtA family ABC transporter substrate-binding protein, which produces MTGSRKSNGISARGGISRRGLLRAASATAVLAAAKTAFPFGAHIAEAAGPETTRAVLGYIALTDAAPLIIAKENGLFAKYGMPDVEVNKQASWGTTRDNLVLGSSGSGIDGAHILTPMPYLISAGKVTQNNVPLPMYILARLNLDAQAISVAKEYAGSGVNVDARPLKEPFAKKKAAGQSAKVAVTFPGGTHDLWMRYWLAAAGIDPDQDVETIVVPPAQMVANMKVGTMDAFCVGEPWNEQLVNQGIGFTACNTAELWGLHPEKSFAMRADWVDANPKATQALLMAVMEAQQWCDDMANKEQMAEIIGKRAWFNVPKKDIIQRIKGNYNYGNGRLVPDSPHFMKFWRDHASYPYQSHELWFLTEDIRWGKLPPETDIQAMVGKVNRQDLWKEAAVQIGVKDIPASTSRGVETFFDGKVFDPAKPGDYLASLTIKRVDA; this is translated from the coding sequence ATGACAGGTTCCAGAAAATCGAACGGCATCTCCGCCCGTGGTGGCATTTCGCGGCGTGGACTCCTGCGGGCGGCATCGGCGACCGCCGTGCTGGCGGCGGCGAAGACCGCCTTCCCGTTCGGGGCGCACATAGCCGAGGCGGCGGGACCGGAAACCACGCGGGCCGTGCTCGGCTACATCGCGCTGACCGATGCCGCGCCGCTCATCATCGCCAAGGAGAACGGGCTTTTCGCCAAATATGGCATGCCCGATGTCGAGGTGAACAAGCAGGCGAGCTGGGGCACCACCCGCGACAATCTCGTGCTCGGCTCCAGCGGCTCGGGCATTGACGGCGCGCATATCCTGACGCCGATGCCCTATCTCATCTCGGCCGGCAAGGTGACGCAGAACAACGTCCCGCTGCCGATGTACATTCTCGCCCGGCTCAATCTCGATGCGCAGGCCATCTCGGTCGCCAAGGAGTATGCGGGCTCGGGCGTCAATGTGGATGCGCGCCCGCTCAAGGAGCCCTTCGCCAAGAAGAAGGCCGCCGGCCAGTCGGCCAAGGTCGCCGTCACCTTCCCCGGCGGGACGCACGATCTCTGGATGCGCTACTGGCTCGCCGCCGCCGGCATTGATCCCGACCAGGATGTCGAAACCATCGTCGTGCCGCCGGCGCAGATGGTGGCCAACATGAAGGTCGGCACCATGGACGCCTTCTGCGTCGGCGAGCCCTGGAACGAGCAACTGGTCAACCAGGGCATCGGCTTCACCGCCTGCAACACGGCGGAGCTGTGGGGGCTGCATCCCGAGAAGAGCTTCGCCATGCGCGCGGACTGGGTGGACGCCAATCCGAAGGCGACGCAGGCTCTGCTGATGGCCGTGATGGAAGCCCAGCAATGGTGCGACGACATGGCGAACAAGGAACAGATGGCCGAGATCATCGGCAAGCGCGCCTGGTTCAACGTTCCGAAGAAAGACATCATCCAGCGCATCAAGGGCAATTACAATTACGGTAATGGGCGGCTCGTGCCGGACAGCCCGCATTTCATGAAATTCTGGCGCGACCACGCCTCCTATCCCTACCAGAGCCATGAACTCTGGTTCCTTACCGAGGATATACGCTGGGGCAAGCTGCCGCCGGAGACCGACATCCAGGCGATGGTCGGCAAGGTGAACCGGCAGGATCTGTGGAAGGAAGCCGCCGTCCAGATCGGCGTGAAGGACATTCCGGCCTCCACCTCGCGGGGGGTCGAGACCTTCTTCGACGGCAAGGTGTTCGATCCCGCCAAGCCCGGCGACTACCTGGCCAGCCTCACGATCAAGCGCGTCGACGCCTGA